The Glycine soja cultivar W05 chromosome 3, ASM419377v2, whole genome shotgun sequence genome window below encodes:
- the LOC114405963 gene encoding uncharacterized protein LOC114405963 has product MHIEKNVCDNIIGMLLQLEGKSKDNDKARYDLVDMNIRSQLHPKMHPSKGKQYFPRACYQMTSKEKETFLEVLKTIKAPDEYLSNISRCVQVKEHKISGLKSYDCHLLMQEFLPIAMKGCLPDKVSLAISDLCCFFKELCGKVLNESNLEHLEHQVALTLCQLEQIFPPSFFTVMVHLVIHLAHEARVGGPVHYRWMYPIERFLLTLKSFVRNRAHPEGSIAEGYLANECLIFCSRYLSRVETHFNQFARNDDSCFVENVSVLNPRGRPLGRKKQVGFNVKKRKRASRISLDKKALVQAHRYVLFNSNNVDHFRK; this is encoded by the exons ATGCACATAGAAAAGAATGTGTGTGATAACATTATTGGGATGCTGTTACAATTAGAAGGTAAGTCAAAGGACAATGATAAGGCACGCTATGATCTTGTTGATATGAATATTAGAAGCCAATTACATCCAAAGATGCACCCAAGTAAAGGCAAACAATATTTTCCTAGAGCTTGTTACCAAATGACttcaaaagagaaagaaacattTTTGGAAGTTCTCAAAACAATAAAAGCTCCTGATGAATATTTGTCTAATATTTCAAGATGTGTGCAAGTGAAGGAACACAAAATATCCGGTCTCAAAAGTTATGATTGTCATCTTTTAATGCAAGAGTTTCTTCCTATAGCTATGAAAGGTTGTTTGCCAGACAAAGTGAGTTTAGCTATATCCGATCTTTGTTGTTTCTTCAAGGAGTTGTGTGGCAAGGTGCTTAATGAGAGTAATTTAGAGCACCTAGAGCATCAAGTAGCTCTAACATTATGCCAATTAGAACAGATTTTTCCTCCATCTTTTTTCACTGTAATGGTGCATTTGGTAATCCATTTGGCACATGAAGCAAGAGTTGGAGGTCCTGTACATTACCGATGGATGTATCCTATTGAAAG gttCCTTTTGACTCTAAAGTCATTTGTTCGTAATCGAGCACATCCAGAAGGATCTATTGCAGAAGGATATTTAGCTAATGAATGCTTGATATTTTGTTCAAGATATCTATCTAGGGTGGAGActcattttaatcaatttgctcgaaatgatgactcatgttttGTGGAAAATGTAAGTGTTTTAAATCCTAGAGGTAGACCATTGGGGAGAAAGAAGCAAGTTGGATTCAAtgtgaagaagagaaaaagagctTCTCGGATTTCTCTTGATAAGAAAGCATTGGTTCAAGCACATAGATATGTGCTTTTCAATAGCAACAATGTTGACCACTTTCGAaagtaa
- the LOC114404830 gene encoding uncharacterized protein LOC114404830, which produces MIIAYTDLIKRQNRRLSPYEVDKIHSKEFPDWFRERVARLEEQDSTLVTNDIKWLARGPLEIVRRYSGYIVNGVRFHTKTRERCLKTQNSGIVVTVKTLSYASSRDKNPKEGEIHYYGALTDIIQLDYSGKYKAILFKCDWVDINRGCKIDNFGMTLVNFNYLQHTGNDICDDPFVFASQAKKVFYVENKTQNGWLVVVHAKIRDVYDMGDEQSNDTDQGNEQVLQEINHNDLIRPEADDSDDIIEVTIPMENILPHDKDDNYIDDDESDADFF; this is translated from the exons ATGATAAT AGCCTATACTGATCTTATCAAGAGACAAAATCGTCGATTATCTCCATATGAAGTTGACAAAATTCATAGTAAAGAATTTCCAGATTGGTTCCGTGAAAGA GTTGCTCGATTGGAAGAGCAAGACAGCACTCTAGTGACAAATGATATCAAGTGGTTAGCTCGTGGTCCACTAGAAATAGTGAGAAGATATAGCGGGTACATTGTTAATGGAGTTAGATTTCATACAAAGACACGTGAAAGGTGCTTGAAGACTCAAAACAGTGGCATTGTTGTAACTGTTAAGACATTAAGTTATGCCAGTTCAAGAGATAAAAACCCAAAGGAGGGAGAAATCCACTACTATGGTGCACTAACAGATATAATTCAATTGGATTATTCTGGAAAATATAAGGCTATACTTTTCAAGTGTGATTGGGTTGATATAAACAGGGGTTGCAAAATTGATAACTTCGGTAtgacattagtgaatttcaattatttgCAACATACAGGGAATGATATATGTGACGATCCATTTGTTTTTGCATCTCAAGCTAAGAAAGTATTCTATGTGGAGAATAAAACACAAAATGGTTGGCTTGTTGTTGTGCATGCTAAAATCAGAGATGTATATGATATGGGTGATGAGCAATCCAATGACACGGATCAAGGGAATGAACAAGTCTTACAAGAGATAAATCATAATGATTTGATCAGACCAGAAGCTGATGATAGTGATGATATCATTGAAGTTACAATACCTATGGAGAACATTTTACCACATGACAAGGATGATAATTATATAGATGATGATGAGAGCGATGCAGActtcttttga
- the LOC114404831 gene encoding uncharacterized protein LOC114404831, with translation MNVYEHIISNGFLKGYVTWIFHGEQVGPSSSLDTSQVEGEFDHDMDTLVHDAFTMHTTNESNDTDINMEDGDSREFMNGPSAQQSEDNNNSDKFYQMLREAEQSLYKGCKKFTKLSFLVHLYHLKCLNGWTDKSFSMLLELLSDALPEENTLPKSFYDTKKIISGLGLSYEKIHVCPNECILYRKDLADAEICPKCNLSRWKYNSDDVECRKKIPAKILRWFPLIPRLQRLFVSPKTACSMIWHEVGRTKDGLLRHPADSFAWKDFDCQYPDFACDARNVRLGLATNGFNPFKTMAISHSTWPVILIPYNLPPWMCMKQPNFILSLLIPGPKGPGMNLDVYMQPVVEELKELWEIGVKTFDACKKESFQMRAVIMWTINDFPAYANLSGWSTRGQYACPCCGFEIGSKWLRYDAISWSWGLVTVEKEKYFVHIALLAT, from the exons ATGAATGTTTATGAACACATCATTAGTAATGGGTTTCTAAAAGGATATGTTACTTGGATCTTTCATGGTGAACAAGTTGGCCCATCTAGTTCTTTAGATACATCCCAAGTGGAAGGGGAGTTTGATCATGACATGGATACATTGGTTCATGATGCATTCACAATGCATACAACCAATGAGAGTAATGACACAGATATAAATATGGAGGATGGAGATTCTAGAGAATTCATGAATGGACCTAGTGCTCAACAATCTGAAGACAATAATAATTCAGATAAGTTCTATCAGATGTTAAGGGAGGCAGAGCAAAGTCTTTATAAAGGTTGTAAGaagtttacaaaattgtcattccTTGTACATTTGTATCACTTAAAGTGTCTAAATGGGTGGACTGATAAAAGTTTTTCGATGTTGTTAGAGTTGTTAAGTGATGCATTACCAGAGGAAAATACTTTGCCCAAATCATTTTATGATACAAAGAAGATTATTTCAGGGTTGGGTCTATCTTATGAAAAAATTCATGTTTGTCCCAATGAATGCATATTGTATAGGAAGGATTTGGCCGATGCTGAAATTTGCCCTAAATGCAATTTGTCAAGATGGAAATATAACTCTGATGATGTTGAATGTAGAAAAAAGATACCAGCAAAGATTCTTCGTTGGTTCCCTCTTATACCTAGATTGCAAAGACTTTTTGTATCACCAAAAACAGCTTGTTCTATGATATGGCATGAGGTTGGTCGAACTAAAGATGGACTCTTGAGGCATCCagctgattcatttgcttggaagGATTTTGATTGTCAGTATCCTGATTTTGCTTGTGACGCTCGTAATGTTCGACTAGGTTTGGCTACTAATGGCTTTAATCCTTTCAAAACTATGGCAATTTCCCATAGCACTTGGCCTGTTATCTTGATTCCGTACAATCTTCCTCCATGGATGTGTATGAAGCAACctaattttatactttcattGCTTATTCCTGGTCCAAAAGGTCCAGGTATGAACCTTGATGTTTATATGCAGCCTGTTGTGGAAGAATTAAAGGAATTATGGGAAATTGGGGTAAAAACATTTGATGCATGTAAAAAAGAGTCATTCCAAATGCGTGCTGTAATTATGTGGACTATTAATGATTTTCCTGCTTATGCAAATTTGTCTGGTTGGAGCACTAGAGGCCAATATGCTTGTCCATGTTGTGGTTTTGAGATTGGCTCAAAGTGGTTGCGTTATG ATGCAATATCATGGAGTTGGGGATTGGTCACCGTGGAAAAAGAGAAGTATTTTGTTCACATTGCCTTATTGGCAACATAG
- the LOC114405965 gene encoding putative disease resistance RPP13-like protein 1 produces the protein MAAAVVGGAFLSAFLDVLFDRLASPEFVDLILGKKLSKKLLQKLETTLRVVGAVLDDAEKKQTTNTNVKHWLNDLKDAVYEADDLLDHVFTKAATQNKVRNFFSRFSDRKIGSKLEDIVVTLESHLKLKESLDLKESAVENVSWKAPSTSLEDGSHIYGREKDKEAIIKLLSEDNSDGSEVSVVPIVGMGGVGKTTLAQLVYNDENLEEIFDFKAWVCVSQELDILKVTKTITEAVTGKPCKLNDLNLLHLELMDKLKDKEFLIVLDDVWTENYVNWRLLKKPFNRGIRRSKILLTTRSEKTASIVQTVHIYHLNQLSNEDCWSVFANHACLSSESNGNTTTLEKIGKEIVKKCNGLPLAAQSLGGMLRRKHDIVDWNNILNSDIWELSESECEVIPALRLSYHYLPPHLKRCFVYCSLYPQDYEFEKYELILLWMAEDLLKKSSKGRTLEEVGHEYFDDLVSRSFFQRSNTSRSSWPYGKCFVMHDLMHDLATSLGGDFYFRSEELGNETKIKTKTRHLSFTKFNSSVLDNFDVVGRAKFLRTFLSIINFEAAPFNNEEAQCIIVSKLMYLRVLSFHDFQSLDSLPDSIGKLIHLRYLDLSRSSIDTLPESLCNLYNLQTLKLCSCRKLTKLPSDMCNLVNLRHLEIRETPIKEMPRGMSKLNHLQHLDFFVVGKHEENGIKELGGLSNLRGQLELRNMENVSQSDEALEARMMDKKHINSLLLEWSRCNNNSTNFQLEIDVLCKLQPHFNIESLQIKGYKGTRFPDWMGNSSYCNMTRLTLSDCDNCSMLPSLEQLPSLKFLVISRLNRLKTIDAGFYKNEDCRSWRPFPSLESLFIYDMPCWELWSSFDSEAFPLLKSLRILGCPKLEGSLPNHLPALETLYISDCELLVSSLPTAPAIQSLEISKSNKVALHALPLLVETIEVEGSPMVESMIEAITNIQPTCLRSLTLRDCSSAVSFPGGRLPESLKTLRIWDLKKLEFPTQHKHELLETLTIESSCDSLTSLPLVTFPNLRDLAIRNCENMEYLLVSGAESFKSLCSLRIYQCPNFVSFWREGLPAPNLITFKVWGSDKLKSLPDEMSTLLPKLEHLYISYCPEIESFPEGGMPPNLRTVWIVNCEKLLSGLAWPSMGMLTHLSVGGRCDGIKSFPKEGLLPPSLTSLYLYDLSNLEMLDCTGLLHLTSLQILHIDNCPLLENMAGERLPVSLVKLTIMGCPLLEKRCRMKHPQIWPKICHIPGIKVDDRWI, from the coding sequence ATGGCAGCAGCAGTGGTAGGTGGTGCCTTTCTCTCTGCTTTCCTTGATGTGCTTTTCGACAGGCTGGCTTCACCTGAGTTTGTTGACTTGATCCTTGGAAAGAAGCTTAGCAAGAAGTTGCTTCAAAAGTTGGAGACCACTCTCAGAGTGGTTGGAGCTGTGCTTGATGATGCCGAGAAGAAACAGACCACAAACACCAATGTCAAACACTGGCTCAATGATCTCAAAGATGCTGTCTATGAAGCTGATGACTTACTCGACCATGTTTTCACCAAAGCTGCCACCCAAAACAAGGTAAGAAACTTTTTTTCTCGCTTTTCTGATAGGAAGATCGGTAGTAAGTTGGAGGACATAGTTGTCACACTTGAGTCTCATTTAAAACTCAAGGAGAGTCTTGATTTGAAAGAGAGTGCAGTGGAGAACGTGTCATGGAAAGCTCCATCAACATCTCTGGAAGATGGATCTCATATATATGGTAGGGAGAAAGATAAGGAGGCCATAATCAAGTTGTTGTCGGAGGATAACAGTGACGGTAGTGAAGTGTCTGTGGTTCCTATTGTGGGCATGGGTGGGGTTGGAAAAACTACTTTGGCCCAATTGGTGTACAATGATGAGAATTTGGAAGAGATATTTGACTTTAAGGCATGGGTTTGTGTTTCTCAAGAACTTGATATTCTGAAGGTCACAAAAACTATAACAGAGGCGGTTACTGGAAAGCCTTGTAAATTGAATGATCTGAATCTACTTCATCTTGAATTGATGGACAAGCTGAAAGATAAAGAATTCTTAATTGTCTTGGATGATGTTTGGACAGAGAATTATGTTAACTGGAGACTTCTTAAGAAACCATTTAACCGTGGGATTAGGAGAAGTAAGATTCTTCTAACAACCCGCAGTGAAAAAACAGCCTCTATAGTCCAAACTGTTCACATCTATCATCTAAACCAATTGTCGAATGAAGATTGTTGGTCAGTGTTTGCGAACCATGCGTGTCTTTCCTCCGAATCGAACGGGAACACAACAACACTAGAAAAAATTGGAAAGGAGATTGTTAAAAAGTGCAACGGACTGCCTTTAGCAGCACAGTCGCTTGGAGGCATGTTGAGAAGAAAGCATGACATCGTGGATTGGAATAATATCCTCAATAGTGACATTTGGGAACTTTCTGAAAGTGAGTGTGAAGTTATTCCAGCACTGAGACTTAGTTATCATTATCTCCCTCCACATTTAAAACGGTGCTTTGTTTATTGTTCCTTGTATCCACAAGATTACgaatttgaaaaatatgaattaatctTGTTGTGGATGGCCGAAGATCTTTTGAAGAAATCAAGCAAGGGTAGGACTTTAGAAGAGGTTGGTCATGAGTATTTTGATGATTTGGTTTCGAGATCATTTttccaacgttcaaacacaaGTAGAAGTAGTTGGCCTTATGGCAAATGTTTTGTGATGCATGACCTCATGCATGATCTAGCCACATCACTCGGTGGAGATTTTTACTTTAGATCAGAAGAACTTGGGAATGAAACAAAGATCAAGACCAAGACTCGTCATTTGTCATTTACGAAATTCAATTCTTCAGTCTTGGACAACTTTGATGTTGTTGGTAGAGCAAAATTTCTGAGAACTTTCTTGTCCATTATCAATTTTGAAGCTGCTCCATTCAACAACGAGGAGGCACAATGTATCATAGTGTCGAAGCTTATGTACTTGAGAGTTTTATCATTTCATGACTTCCAAAGTCTGGATTCTTTGCCTGATTCAATAGGTAAATTGATCCATCTGCGCTATTTAGATCTCTCTCGTTCAAGTATAGATACACTGCCAGAGTCATTGTGTAATTTGTACAATCTGCAAACTTTGAAGTTGTGTAGTTGCAGAAAGCTGACTAAGTTGCCTAGTGACATGTGCAATCTTGTTAACTTGCGTCATCTTGAGATACGTGAAACTCCTATAAAAGAGATGCCGAGAGGAATGagtaaattaaatcatttacaACATCTGGATTTCTTTGTTGTGGGAAAGCACGAAGAGAATGGAATCAAAGAATTGGGAGGACTTTCAAATCTTCGTGGTCAACTTGAACTTAGGAACATGGAGAATGTTTCCCAAAGTGATGAAGCGTTGGAGGCAAGGATGATGGATAAAAAACACATTAATAGTTTACTGTTGGAATGGTCTAGATGTAACAACAACAGTACCAACTTCCAACTTGAAATAGATGTGCTTTGCAAGTTACAGCCTCACTTTAACATTGAATCGTTGCAAATAAAAGGCTATAAAGGAACCAGATTTCCAGATTGGATGGGAAATTCTTCCTACTGCAATATGACACGTCTAACCTTAAGTGATTGTGACAACTGTAGTATGCTTCCTTCACTTGAACAGCTACCTTCTCTCAAGTTCCTTGTAATTTCAAGATTGAATAGGCTGAAGACTATCGATGCAGGTTTTTACAAGAATGAAGATTGTCGTTCTTGGAGGCCCTTTCCCTCCCTTGAATCTCTGTTCATTTATGACATGCCTTGTTGGGAGTTGTGGAGttcctttgattcagaagcTTTTCCTTTGCTTAAAAGTCTTAGAATACTTGGCTGCCCCAAACTAGAGGGAAGTTTGCCGAATCACCTTCCTGCTCTGGAAACACTTTATATTAGTGATTGCGAGCTGCTTGTCTCTTCTCTCCCAACAGCTCCCGCCATTCAAAGTTTGGAGataagtaaaagcaataaagtaGCATTGCATGCGTTACCTCTCTTGGTAGAGACTATAGAAGTAGAAGGAAGCCCAATGGTGGAGTCTATGATAGAGGCCATCACTAACATCCAACCAACTTGTCTCCGGTCTTTAACATTAAGGGATTGCTCGTCAGCCGTGTCATTTCCGGGTGGTCGTTTACCTGAATCACTGAAGACTCTGCGTATCTGGGATCTTAAAAAACTGGAATTCCCGACGCAACACAAACATGAGTTACTGGAAACACTGACAATAGAAAGCAGTTGTGATTCACTCACATCTCTTCCATTGGTTACCTTTCCAAATCTCAGAGATCTTGCAATCAGAAACTGTGAAAATATGGAATATCTTTTGGTTTCAGGGGCAGAGTCATTTAAGAGTCTGTGTTCTTTGAGAATTTATCAATGCCCCAACTTTGTATCATTCTGGAGAGAAGGATTGCCTGCGCCCAACTTGATTACTTTCAAAGTTTGGGGCTCTGACAAGTTGAAGTCGTTGCCTGATGAGATGAGTACTCTTCTCCCAAAGTTAGAACATCTTTACATATCCTACTGCCCAGAAATTGAGTCGTTTCCAGAAGGGGGTATGCCACCTAACCTGAGAACAGTTTGGATTGTCAATTGTGAGAAACTACTGAGCGGCCTAGCATGGCCATCCATGGGCATGCTTACCCATCTCAGTGTTGGGGGTCGATGTGATGGCATCAAGTCCTTCCCTAAGGAGGGTTTGCTGCCTCCCTCCCTTACGTCTCTGTATCTATATGACTTGTCAAATCTGGAGATGTTGGACTGCACGGGGCTTCTCCATCTCACATCCCTGCAAATATTACACATAGACAATTGTCCTTTGCTGGAGAATATGGCTGGAGAAAGGCTTCCTGTCTCTCTAGTAAAATTAACCATAATGGGATGTCCTTTGCTGGAAAAACGATGCCGCATGAAGCACCCTCAAATTTGGCCTAAAATTTGCCACATACCTGGCATTAAGGTTGACGATAGATGGATTTAG